From a single Candidatus Thorarchaeota archaeon genomic region:
- a CDS encoding acyl carrier protein — MSSTDERLVEIVSKVLLLDSEQVTDSLRRKEYEPWDSMAHLVLISEIENEFGIFFEDEEVADIWTVGDLRKVLASKIS, encoded by the coding sequence ATGAGCAGCACCGATGAACGACTGGTAGAGATCGTTAGCAAGGTCCTCTTGCTCGATTCGGAACAGGTGACAGACAGTCTCCGCAGAAAGGAGTATGAGCCGTGGGACTCCATGGCCCACCTTGTCCTCATCTCGGAGATCGAGAACGAATTTGGAATCTTCTTTGAAGACGAAGAGGTCGCTGATATCTGGACAGTAGGTGACTTGAGAAAAGTTCTGGCCTCAAAGATCAGTTAG
- a CDS encoding hydroxymethylglutaryl-CoA reductase yields the protein MQIPSFLLRKLYVKKSLTNTDKGFSFKLKNALSQGTAIGMEPIKIDDVEIPLDSTFIEAEGVEVKASEVSESSPFMIKVGVDITLRVEGDPLAAGEHKIDIALKTKEAGTLKFDVTDSI from the coding sequence ATGCAGATTCCAAGTTTCCTATTGAGGAAGCTCTATGTCAAGAAAAGCCTTACTAATACAGACAAGGGCTTTTCATTCAAACTGAAAAACGCTCTCTCCCAAGGCACAGCCATCGGGATGGAGCCAATCAAGATTGACGATGTGGAGATTCCTCTAGATAGCACCTTTATCGAGGCGGAAGGCGTTGAGGTCAAGGCCTCAGAGGTCTCTGAGAGCAGCCCATTCATGATAAAGGTCGGGGTAGACATCACCTTACGAGTTGAGGGGGATCCCTTAGCAGCAGGCGAACACAAGATCGACATCGCCCTGAAGACTAAGGAGGCAGGAACCCTCAAGTTCGATGTCACTGACTCGATATGA
- a CDS encoding polysaccharide deacetylase family protein, whose amino-acid sequence MKRWGVRAPRQFIKMMSLHRRPFKELLNNIIETLKPFDAKFAFPTVAAVATMRPDLIRMITDAGHEVASHGFNHIRYPQISASAREEDFRRSLQAFQKIGVKITGFRAPYDNYTDDMPELIDRHGLIWDGGLGYRPEHRERTQFFQVPIDGRQSDTVFIPLNVWSDDRMIDTLGMTPPQITRRLKHEVKKASMHRGVIMFDLHPIRIGQRKYVGCLRELVEYATQLNGWCPTPTEAVQQWKQKGEWRDGASFCLLLTGDIDNWVFSDYLRRQIWKYYLTRSD is encoded by the coding sequence GTGAAACGTTGGGGCGTCAGAGCCCCACGTCAATTTATCAAGATGATGAGTCTTCATAGAAGACCATTCAAAGAATTATTAAACAATATAATTGAGACCCTCAAACCCTTCGATGCCAAGTTCGCATTTCCCACGGTGGCTGCTGTTGCCACTATGAGACCTGACCTTATCAGAATGATCACTGATGCGGGTCACGAAGTGGCCAGTCATGGGTTCAATCATATCAGATATCCACAGATCTCAGCGAGTGCAAGAGAAGAGGACTTTCGTAGAAGCCTGCAGGCCTTTCAAAAGATAGGCGTGAAGATCACAGGCTTTCGTGCACCCTATGATAATTACACAGACGACATGCCGGAACTCATAGATAGACACGGACTAATCTGGGACGGAGGTCTCGGGTATAGACCTGAACACCGGGAGAGAACACAGTTCTTTCAGGTACCTATCGATGGCAGGCAATCGGACACAGTCTTCATTCCATTAAATGTGTGGAGCGATGATAGAATGATCGACACGCTTGGAATGACGCCGCCACAGATCACACGTCGGCTCAAGCATGAGGTCAAGAAGGCATCCATGCATAGAGGGGTCATCATGTTCGACCTGCACCCAATCAGAATCGGCCAGCGGAAATATGTTGGCTGCCTGAGAGAACTTGTCGAATATGCTACACAGCTAAACGGGTGGTGTCCTACTCCAACAGAGGCTGTACAACAATGGAAACAAAAGGGTGAATGGAGAGATGGTGCCTCATTTTGTCTTCTTCTGACAGGAGACATTGATAATTGGGTGTTCTCAGATTACCTACGCAGACAGATCTGGAAATACTATTTGACAAGAAGTGATTAG
- a CDS encoding HAD-IIIC family phosphatase produces MSEKLAKLLGVVRTDPSYLNLWSTYKRIQTMDLPTPDDLNKIVRLAVIGSSTLEPLAACVDVKTRLLGLFPITFVGGFNTYRQEALDPSSPLYAHNADVIILSVDAWSLLGQMFIAEFVRMSSDDRRAAFQKIVDDVASVAEALETKTSSLILVNNFIVPTFTPLGLVDNKQAYGLRDLFREANAQLEERFRATSRVFVVDLDTVAASFGKANVVNWNTYYRGSVPFSEGFTPILADEYLRYIRALKGLTKKCIVLDLDNTLWGGIIGEDGMEGIKLGNTSPGNEFVDFQRALLSLYNRGVILAVNSKNNPDDALQVLREHPYQVLREEHFAALRINWQSKVQNLIELAHEINIGLDSMVFIDDNPVEREQVRQALPEVLVVDLPKNPRLYRATLEDLHVFDVLSLTAEDMRRGEMYVGKRKRAELERSTGSLEDFLKTLDLKVRIKLADDFDTPRVVQLIGKTNQFNLTTRRHTDAEVQQFRKSPDHRVYSLAVRDRFGDEGVVGVAITRAEKTDWIIDTLLMSCRVIGRNIETAFLAKIIADAREAGAKRLVGEYIPTKKNAPAKDLYERHNFTLLGTEGDVTRWALDITEKTIEVPEYIELVEEWP; encoded by the coding sequence GTGAGTGAGAAACTTGCCAAACTATTAGGAGTCGTCCGGACAGATCCTTCCTATCTTAACTTATGGAGCACCTACAAACGAATCCAGACAATGGATCTCCCCACCCCAGACGACCTTAACAAGATCGTACGGCTTGCAGTCATTGGGTCATCTACACTCGAACCGCTGGCAGCCTGTGTGGATGTCAAGACACGACTGCTTGGATTATTCCCCATCACCTTTGTTGGTGGTTTCAACACCTATCGGCAAGAGGCCCTTGATCCCTCTTCTCCATTGTATGCTCACAATGCTGATGTGATCATTCTATCCGTGGACGCTTGGTCTCTGCTAGGTCAGATGTTTATAGCCGAGTTTGTGAGAATGTCTTCTGACGATAGGCGTGCCGCCTTTCAGAAGATTGTTGATGATGTTGCTTCTGTGGCCGAGGCTCTTGAAACGAAGACATCCTCTCTCATCCTCGTCAATAATTTCATTGTTCCAACTTTTACTCCCTTGGGTCTTGTGGATAACAAACAGGCGTATGGTCTTCGTGATCTCTTTCGAGAGGCGAATGCTCAACTAGAAGAGCGATTTCGTGCCACGAGCCGAGTCTTCGTTGTGGATCTTGATACTGTCGCAGCCTCTTTTGGTAAGGCGAATGTAGTCAATTGGAATACCTACTATCGTGGCTCAGTCCCGTTCAGTGAGGGATTCACGCCCATACTTGCGGATGAGTATTTACGGTATATCCGGGCTCTAAAAGGCCTGACGAAGAAGTGCATAGTTTTGGACTTGGACAATACGCTCTGGGGCGGGATCATCGGGGAAGACGGCATGGAAGGGATCAAGCTTGGAAATACCTCTCCCGGTAACGAGTTTGTAGATTTTCAGAGAGCATTACTCTCACTGTACAATCGTGGTGTGATTCTTGCTGTCAATAGCAAGAACAATCCTGATGATGCTCTTCAAGTGCTTCGGGAGCACCCGTATCAAGTGCTTCGTGAGGAGCATTTTGCAGCTCTCAGGATTAACTGGCAGAGTAAGGTGCAAAACCTCATAGAGCTTGCTCATGAGATCAATATCGGTCTTGACAGCATGGTCTTCATAGACGACAATCCCGTTGAACGTGAGCAGGTCCGACAGGCACTGCCAGAGGTTCTGGTTGTAGACCTTCCAAAGAATCCACGCCTCTATCGCGCCACACTTGAGGATCTTCATGTCTTTGATGTTCTCTCCCTCACGGCTGAAGATATGCGTCGTGGGGAGATGTACGTGGGTAAGCGGAAACGTGCCGAGCTAGAGCGATCAACAGGGTCTCTTGAGGATTTTCTCAAAACACTGGATCTGAAAGTTCGCATTAAGCTTGCTGACGATTTTGATACCCCGCGAGTGGTTCAACTTATCGGCAAGACCAACCAGTTCAATCTCACGACCCGCCGGCACACCGATGCCGAAGTCCAGCAGTTTCGCAAGTCGCCTGATCACCGTGTCTATAGTCTGGCTGTCCGCGACCGCTTCGGGGACGAGGGAGTTGTCGGTGTGGCGATTACTCGTGCTGAGAAGACTGACTGGATCATTGACACACTTCTGATGAGTTGCCGTGTCATAGGTCGTAACATCGAGACCGCCTTTCTTGCGAAGATTATTGCTGATGCACGCGAGGCAGGTGCGAAGCGTCTTGTCGGAGAGTACATTCCAACAAAGAAGAACGCTCCAGCGAAGGACTTGTATGAGAGGCACAACTTTACGCTTCTCGGTACTGAAGGCGATGTGACACGTTGGGCCTTGGATATCACAGAAAAGACCATTGAAGTACCTGAATACATAGAACTTGTCGAGGAATGGCCATGA
- a CDS encoding 4'-phosphopantetheinyl transferase superfamily protein, whose translation MGSSIGIGLDIAEVNRFRSLGVTHPFFTRVFTVSERDYCMTYSDPFPHFAGLFAAKEAVIKALSHQAYLPLQRVEIQHSPSGSPQVSVPVTITRSIILSISHSSQYAVAVALSLSPNGTIDPDELHLMIETLATKALPMEVSQSE comes from the coding sequence TTGGGTTCGAGCATAGGCATTGGATTGGACATTGCAGAGGTCAATAGGTTTCGAAGCTTGGGTGTCACACACCCCTTCTTTACACGTGTCTTTACGGTTTCCGAACGCGACTACTGCATGACATACTCCGACCCATTTCCCCATTTTGCAGGGCTATTTGCTGCAAAGGAGGCCGTGATAAAAGCACTCTCTCATCAGGCATATCTTCCCCTACAGAGAGTTGAGATCCAACATTCTCCCTCAGGTTCCCCTCAGGTCAGTGTCCCTGTTACTATTACACGGTCTATCATTCTGAGTATATCTCATTCCAGCCAGTATGCTGTTGCAGTGGCTCTCTCCCTGAGCCCGAATGGCACCATCGACCCCGACGAATTGCATCTCATGATCGAGACTCTTGCTACTAAAGCACTGCCAATGGAGGTTTCCCAAAGTGAGTGA
- a CDS encoding DUF4185 domain-containing protein → MLVCLIAFMIVFAGVILYYYTHRPIHLNATVVSQLTGQDALNNTQTVDVNGTDLGIVFDHQGMLYYMFGDTFGCGTGFALNWRSNTLAYSTDTDPSDGIMLKGWIIQPRSTYAKELIGSLKQDNVEMTSIPTAVYSDNHTIYVYYMSVKHWSSTGGMWTCNNASIAYSTDNGQNFVKAGNISWPGDSNFVQFGVAQGAPSDQLISSGDYIYLLATGSGRFKGAYLMRAPRNALLNQLGYSYFAGLNSSGGPTWTSDMTQAQLVLQKPVGELSVMWNSYLNKWTVWYTNNVAFAITLRTADNLWGPWSDPVIVADAKTYPGLYGSYVHPSLVEKSGSVVYFIMSRWSVYNTFVMRVDLSPIGPPVRATTLSPQMYAIPRSQFRDLFFASTLRL, encoded by the coding sequence GTGCTCGTTTGTCTTATTGCGTTCATGATTGTGTTTGCAGGTGTGATATTATATTATTATACGCATCGGCCAATACATCTCAATGCTACAGTTGTCTCACAACTGACAGGCCAAGATGCGCTTAACAATACGCAGACTGTTGATGTCAATGGAACAGACCTTGGGATTGTGTTCGATCATCAAGGTATGCTCTACTACATGTTTGGCGACACGTTCGGTTGTGGTACTGGGTTCGCGTTGAACTGGCGTTCTAACACACTGGCCTATTCTACTGACACCGATCCAAGTGATGGGATCATGCTCAAAGGCTGGATCATCCAACCACGCTCAACGTATGCAAAGGAATTGATTGGAAGTCTGAAACAGGATAATGTCGAGATGACCTCCATTCCCACAGCCGTCTATTCTGACAACCACACGATCTACGTCTACTATATGAGTGTCAAACATTGGTCCTCAACTGGTGGAATGTGGACATGTAACAATGCAAGTATTGCGTACTCTACAGACAATGGTCAGAACTTTGTCAAGGCGGGGAATATCAGCTGGCCCGGCGACAGTAATTTTGTGCAATTCGGTGTTGCTCAAGGAGCTCCTTCTGATCAACTCATATCCTCTGGTGACTACATCTATCTGTTGGCCACCGGAAGTGGTCGTTTCAAGGGGGCCTATTTGATGCGTGCTCCCAGAAATGCCCTGCTCAATCAGCTTGGTTACTCGTATTTTGCAGGTCTCAATTCGAGTGGTGGTCCCACTTGGACATCGGACATGACTCAGGCTCAGTTGGTTCTCCAGAAACCTGTTGGTGAACTCTCAGTGATGTGGAACTCGTACTTGAACAAGTGGACTGTGTGGTACACTAATAATGTAGCCTTTGCAATAACACTACGAACTGCTGATAATTTATGGGGCCCATGGAGCGATCCGGTCATCGTGGCCGACGCCAAGACATACCCTGGTCTATACGGATCATATGTGCATCCTTCTCTTGTAGAAAAGAGTGGTTCTGTTGTATATTTCATTATGAGCCGTTGGAGCGTCTACAACACCTTTGTCATGCGTGTTGATCTATCTCCGATAGGGCCACCTGTCAGGGCCACAACTCTATCTCCCCAAATGTATGCAATTCCCCGATCGCAGTTTCGAGACCTCTTCTTCGCTTCAACATTACGATTATAA
- a CDS encoding zinc-binding dehydrogenase: protein MKTARGPDNLELREVDEPSPHRGEVLVEVAAAGICGSDVHIKHDTAFYTPPVILGHEYSGRVIAVGEGVENIQVDDQVVGPATAYCGQCYHCKTGHMNRCTAPDKRIIGVSRANGAFAKYVVIPEYIVHKIPKGLSLEEAALSEPTACVVHTLVEETPIKPGDTVLVQGPGTTGLLSIQIAKAMGASRVIVTGVTSDRWRLDIAEKIGADLTIDVQAEKDAVDIVRDYTDGIGADVVIEASGAGPARRQAFEFVKVTGYISLIGLQGRPVDVNLDDIVTKELHVLGTWGTLPSTWVTTLKMMASRQIDVAPLITHRISLSEWKKGFELMESQQAIKVLFTDLN from the coding sequence ATGAAGACTGCAAGAGGTCCAGATAATCTGGAGTTACGCGAAGTTGATGAACCTTCACCTCATCGTGGTGAGGTGCTTGTGGAGGTGGCAGCCGCAGGGATCTGTGGTTCTGATGTCCACATCAAACACGACACTGCTTTCTATACGCCTCCTGTGATTCTCGGTCATGAATATTCGGGGCGTGTAATTGCAGTTGGGGAAGGTGTTGAGAACATCCAAGTTGACGATCAAGTTGTAGGTCCTGCCACAGCGTATTGCGGTCAGTGCTATCACTGCAAGACTGGCCACATGAATCGATGTACTGCTCCTGACAAACGGATTATTGGTGTATCCCGTGCTAATGGTGCATTTGCAAAATACGTGGTCATTCCCGAATATATTGTCCACAAGATCCCAAAGGGTCTCTCACTGGAGGAGGCAGCTCTGTCCGAGCCCACTGCCTGTGTAGTACATACTCTTGTTGAGGAGACCCCCATTAAACCTGGTGACACTGTATTGGTGCAGGGTCCCGGCACGACTGGTCTTCTCTCTATTCAGATTGCCAAGGCCATGGGTGCTTCACGTGTCATTGTTACAGGTGTCACATCTGATCGTTGGAGGCTCGACATTGCAGAGAAGATCGGGGCGGATCTGACAATTGATGTTCAGGCGGAAAAAGATGCTGTCGATATAGTACGTGATTATACCGATGGTATTGGTGCAGATGTTGTCATTGAGGCCTCAGGTGCAGGGCCCGCAAGGCGACAGGCCTTTGAGTTTGTCAAGGTGACAGGCTATATCTCCCTCATTGGTCTACAGGGACGACCTGTCGATGTGAACCTTGATGATATTGTGACAAAGGAACTTCATGTGCTTGGGACCTGGGGAACACTCCCCTCTACGTGGGTGACCACACTCAAGATGATGGCCTCTCGGCAGATTGATGTTGCCCCCCTGATCACCCATCGTATCAGTCTGAGTGAGTGGAAGAAGGGATTTGAGTTGATGGAGTCCCAACAAGCGATAAAGGTCCTATTTACCGACCTGAACTAG